TGTCGGCCGAGAGCTTAAAATGGTCGTGGCTCAGGTAGGCGGTGGCGTAGAGCGTATTGTTATCGTCGAACTGGTGGGTGATGTGCGCGCTCACGTCATAAAACGAGGCCGCGCTCTGCTTCAGGCTGCGGTCGGGCAGCGCGTGCAGCAGCCAGTCGGAGTACGAGACGCGCCCGCCGATGATAAACGAGCTTTTATCCTTAATAATTGGCCCCTCCAGGGTGAGGCGGCTGGTGAGCGGCCCAATGCCGCCCGCCCCGGCCAGCTTCTTGTTGTTACCGTCGCGGGTTGTGATGTCGAGCACCGAGGCCAGCCGCCCGCCGTAGCGCGCCGGAATGGCACTTTTGTACAGCTCCACCGTCTTCAGCATGTCGGAGTTGAAGGCCGAAAAGAAGCCGAACAAATGTGAGGGGCTGTACACCACCGCGTCGTTGAAAAGTATCAGGTTTTGGCCGGTGCCGCCGCCGCGCACGCTGATATTGGTGCTGCCCTCGCCGATGGTTTTAACGCCCGGCAGCGTCATCACGACCCGCAAAATATCGGTTTCGCCAAACACCGTGGGCACCTGCTTCATGGTTTTGATGTCGAGCTTTTCGACGCCCATCTGCAGGCTGGTCACGTTCTTATCCTTCTCGGCTTCTATCAGCACTTCCTTCAGATTGGCGAAGTCTTCGGCTATTGCCAGGTCGAGCTTGCCATCGCCGTTCAGCACTATCCGGCGCTGGGTATTTTTAATGCCAATGCCCCGCACGTGCAGCACGTGCGGCCCTAACGGTAGCGTAAGTACGTAGTAGCCAAACTGGTCGGTGGTCGTGCCCACAGCGGGTGCCTCCACGTAGACCGAAGCCCCCAGCACCGGCTCGCCCGACTTTGCCTCCCGAATAATGCCCGACACCGTGGCCCGCCTGGCACCCGCCCGCGCCGTACCAATCTCGTACACCTGGCTAGGGCTGGCCGCGCGGGCTGGCGGCGCGGCTCCACCGGCCAGTCCCGCCGCCGTGCCCGTGGCCGGGCTAGCTGGCGGGGCCGCGCCGCTGGCTAGCCCGGCCGGTTGAAAGAAGTCGCTGGGCAGCGCCGTAGACAAACTGCCGCTTTTAAAAAAGAATACGTTGCGCTCCTCATCTATCGCAAACTGCAAGCCCGCCGGGGCCAGCGCCTGCTGCAGCACGCTGGCCAGCGGCTGCGCCTGCGCCTGCACCGTCACGGTGAGGCCCCGCACGGCGGCCGTGTCGAAGTAGAAGCGGTAGGGCACCTGCGCCCTCAACTGCCGCGCAAACTGCTCCAGGCTCAGGTGCTCGAAGCGCCCCGTGATGAGCGGAGCCGCGCCCTGGGCGTAGCCGCGCAGGCTGCCGCCCACGCCCAGCAGTAGTAGCAGCACCATCCGGTAGAGTAGCTTCATATAAAGGCGGGAGGGGGGGTAGGCAGAAAATTTTGAAAATAGCGTTGGCTCCAGCGCAGTTTTCGCGCAGGAATGGTGAGTTAAAAGTGAAGAGTCAAGCCGTCAGTCATTGGTTGTCAGCTGTTCATTATCATTTGTTAGCATGGAGATAAAATGCTGACTAACAGATAATAACGAACAGCTAATAACTCATTCATTTTTAAACGCCTACTTATAACGACACTTTAGAAGGTGTGTAGCTTTTCGTTTTGAATTCGCCTTAAAAAGGCCCATCGATGCCGAAGCTGCGCTAAGCTAGCGAGCTGGCCCGGCCGGGGCCGGCAGGGCTAGGCTGGCCTGATAGCGTACCAGCGCGGCAATAGCCGCGCCCCGGCGGTCACCCTTGAATTTCAGCTTATTGGCTTTGCTGAATTTGCGGAGCGCCGCCTTGTCCTGCGGGAAGAGGTCGAGCAGCGTGCCGGCCTTGGTAATCCGGGTGTAGTGCCCGGCTTGGTACACGAAGTACTCGTCTTTTTTGGCCCTCACCTCGCTCTCAAGGCCGATGGGCGTGGCGCGCTCCTCATACTGCTTGGCGTAGGCCCCGAGTACCCGCACCGGGCCATCGACCAGCAGTTCGTAGTAGCCGGTATGCACCGGCGAGCTGCCCGCCGAGTCGGCCACGAGGCGGATAAACGAGTGGCTGCCCAGTTGGAAGCGCGTCACGTTGTCGTTCACCAGGCTCAGCTCCAGGCCCACCAGCCGCGCCCGCAACACGAGCTGCCCACGCACCAGGTCGTAGCGCAGCGGCACGTTGGGGTAAGTAGTGCCCGCGTAGTCGATGGTGGCTGGCTGCGCTTCTTCGGTCCCAAAAAACTGGTGGCCCTTGGTGTCGCGGCGTAGGTAGTTCACATATTCGGGGCCGCTGTACAGGCGCGACTCTTCGCCTAGGCCGCGGGCGTAGTGCTGGCCCAGGCTGCTCATCGCCGCCGCCACCAGGCTAGAGTCGGCAGCGGGCACCTGGGCCCACGCGCGCTG
The genomic region above belongs to Hymenobacter psoromatis and contains:
- a CDS encoding TonB-dependent receptor, with amino-acid sequence MKLLYRMVLLLLLGVGGSLRGYAQGAAPLITGRFEHLSLEQFARQLRAQVPYRFYFDTAAVRGLTVTVQAQAQPLASVLQQALAPAGLQFAIDEERNVFFFKSGSLSTALPSDFFQPAGLASGAAPPASPATGTAAGLAGGAAPPARAASPSQVYEIGTARAGARRATVSGIIREAKSGEPVLGASVYVEAPAVGTTTDQFGYYVLTLPLGPHVLHVRGIGIKNTQRRIVLNGDGKLDLAIAEDFANLKEVLIEAEKDKNVTSLQMGVEKLDIKTMKQVPTVFGETDILRVVMTLPGVKTIGEGSTNISVRGGGTGQNLILFNDAVVYSPSHLFGFFSAFNSDMLKTVELYKSAIPARYGGRLASVLDITTRDGNNKKLAGAGGIGPLTSRLTLEGPIIKDKSSFIIGGRVSYSDWLLHALPDRSLKQSAASFYDVSAHITHQFDDNNTLYATAYLSHDHFKLSADTSYTYRNTAASLKWKHTFGPKLYGVLTGTGSQYTYQIASERNSVTASSLAFGITQFGGQADFSYFHSAAHTLDFGVSSLRYRTAPGSLAPLGSESLITPNALPAEQAQESALYLADQWTPTPRLGLSLGLRYSLFNALGPRDVNEYQPGVPRTESGIIGITHYGAGANVATYHGPEYRASVKYSLTDNSSVKASYNRTRQYVHQLSNTASVSPADTWKLSDAYVRPQVGDQVSVGYYRNFRNNTIETSVETYYKKLRDFVDYTSGAVLLLNHHLETDLVNAQGRAYGVEFSIRKATGKINGWLSYTYSRSLVRVPPGATPELINGGNYYPSNFDKPHDVSLVGNYRFSRRFSTSLNFNYSTGRPITLPLALYDIGGTARVVYSDRNAYRIPDYYRVDIGLNIEGSHKVQKLAHSSWTVGVYNLTGRRNPYSVYFKSQDGKIMGYQLSIFGQPIPTVTYNFKF